One Paraburkholderia caffeinilytica DNA segment encodes these proteins:
- a CDS encoding DUF4148 domain-containing protein, which yields MKSLIKAIAIAAVLAAPVASFAQSADQPATRAEVRNQLIQLEQAGYNPAASNDPNYPADAQAAESRVQAQNPAVAQTQEPVADTSGYGGAVSGSSQSGGVVQPMSGPKAVYFGN from the coding sequence ATGAAATCGCTCATCAAGGCAATCGCTATTGCAGCCGTTCTCGCCGCCCCGGTCGCTTCGTTCGCTCAATCGGCCGACCAGCCCGCGACCCGCGCGGAAGTCCGCAATCAATTGATCCAGCTGGAACAAGCGGGCTACAACCCGGCCGCGAGCAACGACCCGAACTATCCGGCTGATGCGCAAGCCGCCGAAAGCCGTGTGCAGGCGCAAAATCCGGCCGTCGCGCAGACGCAGGAGCCGGTCGCGGATACCAGCGGATACGGTGGCGCGGTGAGCGGTTCGTCGCAATCGGGTGGCGTCGTGCAGCCGATGTCGGGCCCGAAGGCCGTCTATTTCGGTAACTAG
- a CDS encoding BON domain-containing protein: MKAFQAIKMVGGALIVLASINAYAQSSDAAAPAAPMAASSAAGGAKAVKKADRALGRKVRTALSKTKGLSVANITVRARSGAVTLAGTVPEQPQVDLATQTAQGVPGVTSVKNALTIRPVGQ; the protein is encoded by the coding sequence ATGAAAGCATTCCAGGCAATCAAGATGGTCGGCGGCGCGCTGATCGTTCTGGCGTCCATCAACGCGTACGCACAAAGCAGCGACGCTGCAGCTCCGGCGGCCCCTATGGCCGCTTCGTCCGCGGCTGGCGGTGCCAAGGCGGTCAAGAAAGCCGATCGCGCATTGGGACGCAAAGTGCGCACCGCGTTGTCGAAGACCAAGGGCCTGAGCGTGGCCAACATCACCGTGCGTGCGCGTAGCGGCGCAGTGACGCTGGCCGGCACGGTGCCTGAGCAGCCGCAGGTCGACCTGGCAACCCAGACCGCGCAAGGCGTGCCGGGCGTGACGTCGGTCAAGAACGCACTGACGATCCGTCCGGTCGGCCAGTAA
- the ribA gene encoding GTP cyclohydrolase II: MLTSHDPSQAADGATNGECVVLDATATLPTRYGTFTSYVFRVAESGAEHLALVMGDVANQSSVLTRLHSECLTGDVLGSYRCDCGEQLDLALRYIAAEGCGVLLYLRGHEGRGIGLSNKIRAYALQEQGRDTVEANLDLGLPDDSREYDSAAGILRTLKVTSVRLMSNNPEKFDTLSKHGIPVCERVALAIPMREENERYIRTKQLKFGHYFDENE, translated from the coding sequence ATGCTCACGTCTCACGATCCGTCGCAAGCAGCAGACGGCGCAACCAACGGCGAATGCGTCGTTCTCGACGCTACCGCCACGCTCCCCACGCGCTACGGCACGTTTACCTCCTATGTGTTTCGCGTGGCCGAAAGCGGCGCCGAACATCTTGCGCTCGTGATGGGCGATGTCGCCAACCAGTCGTCCGTATTGACGCGCCTGCACTCCGAGTGCCTGACGGGCGACGTGCTCGGCTCTTATCGCTGCGATTGCGGCGAACAACTCGATCTGGCGCTGCGCTATATCGCGGCGGAAGGCTGCGGCGTGCTGCTGTATCTGCGCGGCCACGAAGGGCGCGGCATTGGGTTGTCGAACAAGATTCGCGCGTATGCGCTGCAGGAGCAGGGCCGCGACACCGTCGAGGCCAATCTCGATCTCGGCTTGCCCGACGACTCGCGCGAATACGATTCGGCGGCGGGCATTTTGCGCACGCTCAAGGTCACCTCGGTGCGCCTGATGAGCAACAATCCGGAAAAATTCGACACGCTGTCGAAACACGGCATTCCGGTATGCGAGCGGGTCGCGCTGGCGATTCCGATGCGCGAAGAAAACGAGCGCTATATCCGCACCAAACAGTTGAAGTTTGGGCACTACTTCGACGAAAACGAATAA
- a CDS encoding CBS domain-containing protein, with amino-acid sequence MTSVAQLLKTKPNNTIVYTVGADDSVYEAIKLMAEKGIGALVVTDGDSIAGIVTERDYARKVVLMDRSSKATPVRDIMSKAVRFVRPDQTTDDCMALMTERRMRHLPVIDNDRLVGMVSIGDLVKNIIAEQQFTIQQLEFYIHGERP; translated from the coding sequence ATGACAAGCGTTGCACAGCTTCTTAAAACGAAACCGAACAACACCATCGTCTACACGGTCGGGGCCGACGATTCCGTCTACGAGGCGATCAAGCTGATGGCTGAAAAGGGTATCGGCGCACTGGTCGTGACAGACGGCGACAGCATCGCCGGGATTGTCACGGAGCGCGACTATGCGCGCAAAGTCGTCCTGATGGACCGTTCGTCGAAGGCCACGCCGGTGCGCGACATCATGAGCAAAGCCGTGCGCTTCGTCCGTCCCGACCAGACCACCGACGATTGCATGGCCCTGATGACCGAACGGCGCATGCGCCACTTGCCGGTCATCGACAACGACCGCCTGGTGGGCATGGTATCGATCGGCGACCTGGTGAAGAACATCATCGCCGAGCAGCAATTCACGATTCAGCAACTCGAGTTCTACATTCACGGCGAACGGCCCTGA
- a CDS encoding DNA-3-methyladenine glycosylase, translated as MPKQPLPILPLLRDDLPLDTVALARFMVGKYLVHDLPEGRISGRIVETEAYPLGDSTSHAFQGRRPYNGSMFLAPGHAYIRLTYGLSYMLNMSAEAEEVGAGILLRAIEPLEGLPLMEARRPGVPLRDLTRGPGRLTVALGIDQSFDGRDLCTGRGLWIGVIESGDVPVGVTTRIGLSREMHRPLRFFEPGSAFVSGPRKLLLPPHADTLTRAQI; from the coding sequence ATGCCAAAGCAGCCTTTGCCTATCCTCCCATTGCTGCGTGACGATTTGCCGCTCGATACCGTCGCGCTGGCGCGTTTCATGGTCGGCAAATATCTGGTGCACGACCTCCCTGAAGGCCGTATCAGCGGCCGGATTGTCGAAACCGAGGCTTATCCGCTCGGCGATTCGACCAGCCATGCTTTTCAAGGCCGCCGCCCGTACAACGGTTCGATGTTTCTCGCCCCGGGCCACGCTTATATCCGGCTCACGTACGGGCTTTCGTACATGCTGAACATGTCCGCGGAAGCGGAGGAGGTTGGCGCCGGGATTCTGCTGCGCGCCATCGAGCCGCTGGAAGGTTTGCCCCTGATGGAAGCGCGGCGGCCGGGCGTGCCGCTGCGCGATCTCACGCGCGGTCCCGGCCGGCTTACCGTAGCGTTGGGCATCGATCAGTCGTTCGACGGTCGCGATCTTTGCACCGGGCGCGGCTTGTGGATCGGCGTGATAGAGAGCGGGGATGTGCCGGTCGGCGTGACGACGCGTATCGGCTTGTCGCGCGAAATGCATCGGCCGTTACGGTTTTTCGAACCCGGCAGCGCGTTCGTCAGCGGGCCCCGAAAATTGTTGCTGCCGCCGCATGCCGACACGTTGACGCGTGCGCAAATCTGA